One genomic region from Nostoc sphaeroides encodes:
- a CDS encoding AMP-dependent synthetase/ligase encodes MSKTQTASSFLSNISQQEREALKRLVDYTNVESLPEIWPLAAGRFGDVVALRNPHAKPEVAITYTQLAEQMRLFAAGLQALGIKVGDRISLIADNSPRWFIADQGIMTAGAVDAVRSSQAEKEELLFIIANSGSTAIVVEDLKTLKKLQDRLKDLPIHLVILLSDEAPPTNETLKVLNFAQLIEIGKNHNFVPVKQNRDALATLIYTSGTTGKPKGVMLSYSNLMHQVTTFGTVLQPNAGDMVLSILPSWHSYERTVEYYLLSQGCTQVYTNLRSVKADLRQFKPNYMVGVPRLWESIYEGVQKQFREQPANKQRLINFLLGNSEKYIKARRVAQGLDLNNLHASAIERLTAKIQASALLPLHALGERLVYAKVREATGGQVKQMISGGGALPRHIDNFFEIIGVQILQGYGLTETSPVTHVRRPWRNLIGASGQPLPATEAKIVDPETKAPLPVEKRGLVLLRGPQIMQGYYQNPEATAKAIDAEGWFDSGDLGWLTPQDDLVLTGRAKDTIVLTNGENIEPQPIEDVCLRSPYIDQIMLVGQDQRSLGALIVPNVEALEKWAASQNLTLDTQNDAVASSPSQKIDLESRMIQDLFRQELNREVQNRPGYRPDDRIGTFRLILEPFSIENGLMTQTLKVRRHVVTERYHDIIDGMFA; translated from the coding sequence ATGTCAAAAACCCAAACCGCGTCTTCTTTCTTATCTAACATTAGTCAACAAGAACGCGAGGCATTAAAGCGGTTGGTAGATTACACAAATGTGGAATCGCTGCCAGAAATTTGGCCTTTGGCAGCTGGACGATTTGGTGATGTTGTCGCCCTCCGTAACCCTCATGCTAAACCAGAAGTAGCAATTACTTATACCCAGTTGGCAGAGCAAATGCGACTATTTGCTGCTGGATTGCAGGCGTTAGGAATAAAGGTAGGCGATCGCATTTCCTTAATTGCTGACAACAGTCCTCGCTGGTTTATTGCCGATCAAGGCATAATGACTGCTGGAGCGGTTGATGCGGTACGTAGCTCCCAAGCGGAAAAAGAAGAACTACTGTTTATCATTGCTAATAGTGGCAGTACGGCAATAGTAGTTGAGGATCTAAAGACACTTAAAAAACTGCAAGACCGTCTCAAAGATTTACCAATTCATCTGGTAATATTACTTTCGGATGAAGCACCACCGACAAACGAAACCCTAAAGGTGCTAAATTTTGCCCAGTTGATCGAAATTGGGAAAAATCATAATTTTGTGCCAGTCAAGCAAAATCGTGATGCTCTAGCAACCTTAATTTACACCTCTGGCACCACAGGTAAACCTAAGGGTGTAATGCTGTCTTATAGTAACTTGATGCACCAAGTGACAACCTTTGGCACAGTATTGCAACCAAATGCGGGCGATATGGTTCTCAGTATCCTACCTTCCTGGCACAGTTATGAACGAACTGTTGAATATTATTTACTATCTCAAGGTTGCACGCAAGTTTATACCAACTTGCGCTCTGTGAAAGCAGATTTGAGACAATTTAAACCCAACTACATGGTGGGTGTACCCCGCCTGTGGGAATCGATTTATGAAGGAGTGCAAAAGCAGTTCCGTGAGCAACCAGCCAATAAACAACGCCTAATTAACTTTTTATTGGGCAATAGCGAGAAATATATCAAAGCGCGGCGAGTTGCTCAAGGATTGGATTTAAATAATCTTCATGCTTCAGCGATCGAACGATTAACAGCTAAAATCCAAGCATCAGCTTTATTACCCCTCCATGCCTTGGGAGAACGACTGGTTTATGCCAAAGTGCGCGAAGCCACAGGAGGACAAGTTAAGCAGATGATTAGCGGCGGCGGTGCGCTTCCCAGACACATAGATAATTTCTTTGAAATTATTGGTGTCCAGATTTTGCAAGGTTATGGCTTGACAGAAACTTCTCCTGTTACCCATGTGCGGCGTCCTTGGCGAAATTTGATTGGTGCATCAGGGCAACCACTACCCGCTACAGAAGCTAAAATCGTAGATCCTGAGACAAAAGCGCCTCTACCAGTAGAAAAGCGAGGCTTAGTATTGTTGAGGGGGCCGCAGATTATGCAAGGCTATTACCAAAATCCCGAAGCGACAGCGAAAGCAATTGACGCTGAAGGTTGGTTTGATAGCGGCGATTTGGGTTGGCTGACACCACAAGACGACTTGGTGCTAACTGGCAGAGCAAAGGATACGATTGTATTGACTAACGGCGAAAACATCGAACCACAGCCAATTGAAGATGTGTGTTTGCGATCGCCATATATCGATCAAATTATGCTCGTCGGGCAAGATCAGCGCAGCCTGGGAGCCTTAATTGTCCCCAATGTCGAAGCCTTAGAAAAATGGGCAGCAAGTCAGAATTTGACACTGGATACGCAGAATGATGCGGTTGCTTCTTCACCTAGTCAAAAAATTGACTTGGAGAGTAGAATGATCCAGGATTTATTTCGCCAAGAATTAAATCGGGAAGTACAAAATCGTCCAGGTTATCGACCGGATGACCGCATTGGAACGTTTAGACTGATTCTGGAACCGTTTTCCATCGAAAATGGCTTGATGACACAAACACTAAAAGTTCGCCGACACGTCGTTACGGAACGCTATCACGATATTATTGACGGCATGTTTGCCTAA
- a CDS encoding YlqD family protein gives MDVSKSNLLLKRVVNVKVIVTPLWKEEVQQQLQTQINQLDQQLQQLDVEGQRAIAAIQKQSLQPPGPQTLQQIDNIQLQVNQKKSEFLEQKNQLLQNLQQVQFLQQDQEVNQFQMEGFFRVEIGDNLISKMQVEIVLRDGVVEEIRGDI, from the coding sequence ATGGATGTCTCCAAATCTAACTTGCTCCTGAAACGCGTCGTTAACGTCAAAGTTATTGTTACTCCCCTCTGGAAAGAGGAAGTACAACAGCAGCTGCAAACGCAAATCAATCAACTCGATCAGCAACTGCAACAGCTAGACGTAGAAGGACAAAGAGCGATCGCGGCAATTCAAAAGCAGAGTCTGCAACCACCAGGCCCCCAGACTCTTCAACAAATTGATAATATCCAACTCCAAGTCAATCAAAAGAAAAGTGAATTTCTAGAGCAGAAAAATCAATTGCTGCAAAACCTCCAGCAAGTGCAGTTTCTTCAGCAAGATCAAGAAGTCAACCAATTCCAAATGGAAGGCTTTTTCCGGGTAGAGATCGGTGATAACCTGATTAGTAAAATGCAGGTAGAAATCGTCTTGCGCGATGGCGTTGTCGAAGAAATTCGCGGCGACATTTAA
- a CDS encoding dihydrolipoamide acetyltransferase family protein: MSIHEVFMPALSSTMTEGKIVSWVKSPGDKVEKGETVVVVESDKADMDVETFYEGFLAHIIVEAGETAPVGSAIAFIAETEAEIEQAKSLANSGGAAATTTSSPEPVPATASAATPALASQNGSNHKEGRLVASPRARKLAKELKVDLTTLQGSGPHGRIVAEDVEALSNQGKQPAPAPVAPPAPVPTSAPVAPPAPRTPAPAPAVAAVPGQIVPLTTFQNAVVRNMVATISVPVFRVGYTITTDGLDKLYKQIKSKGVTMTALLAKAVAVTLQKHPLLNASYSDQGIVYHSDINISVAVAMDDGGLITPVLQNADAVDIYSLSRTWKSLVERARAKQLQPQEYNSGTFTLSNLGMFGVDKFDAILPPGQGSILAIGASRPQVVATSDGLFGVRQQMQVNITSDHRIIYGAHAAAFLQDLAKLIETNPQSLTM, from the coding sequence ATGAGCATTCACGAAGTATTTATGCCGGCGCTGAGTTCCACCATGACGGAAGGCAAAATCGTTTCCTGGGTGAAATCGCCAGGGGACAAAGTGGAAAAAGGCGAAACAGTGGTGGTTGTAGAGTCAGATAAGGCAGATATGGATGTAGAAACCTTTTATGAAGGCTTTCTTGCTCATATCATAGTTGAAGCTGGTGAAACTGCCCCCGTAGGATCTGCGATCGCCTTCATCGCCGAAACGGAAGCTGAAATTGAACAGGCTAAATCTCTTGCCAATTCCGGCGGCGCGGCTGCTACTACTACCTCTTCCCCTGAACCAGTCCCCGCCACAGCTTCAGCTGCCACACCTGCCTTAGCGTCTCAAAACGGGTCTAACCACAAAGAAGGAAGGCTTGTAGCTTCACCCCGGGCCCGCAAATTAGCCAAAGAACTCAAAGTTGATTTAACTACACTCCAAGGCAGTGGCCCCCACGGTCGCATTGTCGCTGAAGATGTGGAAGCATTGTCTAATCAGGGCAAGCAACCTGCACCTGCCCCAGTTGCCCCACCAGCGCCTGTACCAACCAGCGCCCCAGTTGCACCCCCAGCACCTCGCACACCCGCACCCGCGCCAGCAGTAGCGGCTGTTCCTGGTCAAATCGTGCCTCTAACTACCTTCCAAAATGCGGTAGTGCGGAACATGGTAGCTACCATATCCGTGCCCGTCTTCCGTGTCGGTTATACAATTACTACTGATGGGTTAGACAAACTTTATAAACAAATTAAATCCAAAGGTGTGACAATGACAGCGCTACTGGCGAAAGCTGTAGCGGTAACGTTGCAAAAACACCCATTGTTAAATGCTAGTTACTCAGACCAGGGTATTGTTTATCATTCTGATATCAACATTTCTGTAGCTGTGGCGATGGATGATGGCGGATTAATTACACCTGTGCTGCAAAATGCAGACGCAGTTGATATATATTCTCTATCGCGTACTTGGAAGTCTTTGGTAGAACGTGCCAGGGCAAAACAACTACAGCCCCAAGAATACAACAGTGGTACTTTTACCCTGTCCAATTTGGGGATGTTTGGCGTGGATAAATTTGATGCGATTTTGCCGCCTGGACAAGGTTCAATTTTAGCGATCGGGGCATCCCGCCCGCAAGTAGTAGCAACATCTGACGGTTTATTTGGCGTGCGCCAACAAATGCAAGTAAATATTACTTCTGACCACCGGATTATTTATGGTGCCCATGCTGCGGCGTTCTTGCAAGATTTAGCGAAATTGATTGAGACAAATCCTCAATCTTTGACAATGTAA